GAAGAACCGCTGCCTTTAATTTCAAACAGGTTTTGGACAGTATTAAATGAAATGAAAGTAAAAAGCATATTTTTTAAACCTGTTTGTCTGACGGATGTAAACAAGATGACATCCCATTTTTATTGGCTGATTGTACCCGATAAAATTAACTGTCTGTCTAAAAATTCAGAGTTTTACAAAAACGGCACACTAAAAACCCTTAAAATCGACAGGGAAAAGGCAGGTTATTATAAAGTATTTAAAGTTAACGGAATATTGGAGGACTATATTATAGTGGATGAAGACGTTGTAAATGCATTAGAAATAGATTATAGATGTATTTTTACTAAAGTTTTTAAGTAATTCCTCCTGTTTAACCTAAATTACAACCAATTCAACTTAAAAAAATAGGCTGTGCAGAAAGTCTAACCCCTCCTGCAACAGCCCTGTTATTTTAATTTATTCTGGTATAATTAGCTTGTTTCTTTCCTCTAAAGTTTTAATGTCATTTGCCTTAATCATCTTATCCTTTGAAAATAGCAGTGCCTTGTGGTTTCTCAAAAGCTCGGAATCTGTCTCGCTGTCACCTATAATTTCAGAAAACGCAAGTCAAATGTCTCAAAACTACATCTGCACTATTTTCAGTTTTTGAAAAATCTATTCCTACCTCAATTTTTAAAATTCCCGGAATTTTATCTTTTAATGATTCAAGTTTTTCTTTTATTATTTGTGCGTTTTTCTCTTTTGTATTTCCACAAGCATATTCTTTTAGTTTCCACATTACAATATGCTTAACCATAACTTATTCTCCTCCCGTTAATTGAAGTTTCCACCCAATCTTTATTTTTTAATTTTATCCCACATTAAATGTTTTAGCAATAATCTTGATAATGTAATACATTTATGGTATTTTAACTCTTATAAGTTAGCTATAATAAAGGTCAATAGAAATTTTACCCATTTTAAAAAAGTTTTTGCCATGAAAAATATGTAGTATAATATAAATATAGCTTTAACATAACTAAAACAAATGTGGTAAAAAGGGTGGTAAAAATAAAAAGTACATCAAGAAAAATATTAATTGCCATAGGAACGGTTTGCGTAGTACTGGGAGTAATTGGTATTACCTTGCCTATATTCCCAACAACGCCGTTTTTGTTGGTTGCTGCCGTTTGTTATATGAAAAGCTCAAAAAAATTTTATAATTGGTTAATTAACCACAAAGTATTAGGAAAGTATGTTAATGATTATATGGAAAAAAAAGGACTTACCCTTAAAACTAAAATAACATCCATTTCTTTTTTTTGGATTGGGACAGGTACTTCAACTATAATTTTTGTTCCTTATCTTTGGGCTAAAATTTTAATTTTTGCAATATTAATAATTGTAACCATGTATATTATGTTAAAGGTTAAAACCATTAAATGTTAAATCAATGTTCAGGAAAAATTCCATAACCCCGTATTAAAATGATTTAAAAATTAAAATTTGGAATAAAATCCACCTCTCTTTAATAGATAACTATAGAGGTGATTTTATTCATGTTTAAAATTAATAAAAAACAGCTGAAAATCTATACTTCTCTTGCTTTATTTGTATTTTGTATGATTTCAATTATTTATAATGCTGTAAATACAGATAAAACAAATAGATTTAATAAGCAATCTGCTTTTGCATTTATAAACTTTGCAATTTCACTTAATGAAGAAAGTAAAAATATTGAAATTTTTGATATAGATAAAGGGCAGGTAATTAAATCACTATCTGTAAACAATATAGTTCACAATGAAGCAATTGAGTATTTAAAGAGTATAACAGGTATGTATCCTAAAGTAAATGCAATTCCCAATAAAGGATACATCATAAGAATACCCTTAGAACCATCGGTGTTTGTAAAAAACAAGTGGATTGATGGAACTTTAA
The genomic region above belongs to Acetivibrio saccincola and contains:
- a CDS encoding Dabb family protein, translated to MVKHIVMWKLKEYACGNTKEKNAQIIKEKLESLKDKIPGILKIEVGIDFSKTENSADVVLRHLTCVF
- a CDS encoding YbaN family protein, with translation MVKIKSTSRKILIAIGTVCVVLGVIGITLPIFPTTPFLLVAAVCYMKSSKKFYNWLINHKVLGKYVNDYMEKKGLTLKTKITSISFFWIGTGTSTIIFVPYLWAKILIFAILIIVTMYIMLKVKTIKC